The Streptomyces sp. Mut1 genome window below encodes:
- a CDS encoding electron transfer flavoprotein subunit beta/FixA family protein, translated as MSLRIVVCVKYVPDATGDRHFADDLTLDREDVDGLLSELDEYAVEQALQIADAADDAEVTVLTVGPEDAKDALRKALSMGADRAVHVEDDDLHGSDVIGTSLVLAKAVEETGYDLVISGMASTDGTMGVVPALLAERLGVPQVTLLSQVSVEGGVVRGRRDGDSASEELEASLPAVVSVTDQSGEARYPSFKGIMAAKKKPVKSLDLDDLGIDADEVGLAGSWTAVDSAAERPARTAGTIVKDEGEGGKQLAGFLAGQKFI; from the coding sequence GTGAGCTTGAGGATCGTTGTCTGTGTGAAGTACGTGCCCGACGCGACCGGTGACCGGCATTTCGCCGATGACCTGACGTTGGACCGTGAGGATGTCGACGGTCTGCTGTCGGAACTGGACGAGTACGCGGTCGAGCAGGCGTTGCAGATCGCGGACGCGGCGGACGATGCGGAGGTCACCGTGTTGACGGTGGGTCCGGAGGATGCCAAGGACGCGTTGCGCAAGGCGTTGTCGATGGGTGCGGACAGGGCGGTTCACGTCGAGGACGACGATCTGCACGGTTCGGATGTGATCGGTACGTCGCTGGTGCTGGCGAAGGCTGTCGAGGAGACGGGTTACGACCTGGTGATCTCGGGGATGGCGTCGACGGACGGGACGATGGGTGTGGTTCCGGCGCTGCTGGCGGAGCGGCTGGGTGTGCCGCAGGTGACGTTGCTGTCGCAGGTGTCGGTGGAGGGCGGTGTCGTCCGGGGCCGGCGTGATGGTGACAGTGCGTCGGAGGAGCTGGAGGCGTCGTTGCCGGCGGTGGTGTCGGTGACCGATCAGTCCGGTGAGGCCCGGTATCCGTCGTTCAAGGGGATCATGGCGGCGAAGAAGAAGCCGGTGAAGTCCCTGGACCTGGACGACCTGGGTATCGACGCGGACGAGGTGGGTCTGGCGGGTTCCTGGACCGCGGTCGACTCCGCGGCCGAGCGTCCGGCCCGCACCGCGGGCACGATCGTGAAGGACGAGGGCGAGGGCGGCAAGCAGCTGGCCGGGTTCCTGGCCGGTCAGAAGTTCATCTGA
- a CDS encoding TetR family transcriptional regulator, whose amino-acid sequence MTEDRGPAKKPPMRDVLAEAAFGLFMERGFERTTVDDIVARAGVGRRSFFRYFPSKEDAVFPDHERCLADMTAFLAAAGDDDPVATVCDAARLVLRMYAENPEFSVQRYRLTREVPGLRTYELSVVRRYERTLAGYLERRWAEAPDAPSDAALRAEVIAASVVAAHNNGLRSWLRSGGEGDAGAEVDRALELVRAVWSEADGRPVTRAPQPAPVTTAPAPSASVGEDEVIVMVARKGAPMWRVVQHIESALGTA is encoded by the coding sequence ATGACCGAAGACCGCGGACCGGCCAAGAAGCCCCCCATGCGTGACGTGCTCGCCGAGGCGGCCTTCGGGCTCTTCATGGAGCGCGGGTTCGAGCGGACCACGGTGGACGACATCGTCGCGAGGGCGGGGGTGGGGCGGCGCTCGTTCTTCCGCTACTTCCCCTCGAAGGAGGACGCGGTCTTCCCCGATCACGAGCGCTGCCTCGCGGACATGACCGCGTTCCTCGCGGCCGCGGGCGACGACGACCCGGTCGCCACGGTGTGCGACGCGGCGCGGCTGGTGCTGCGGATGTACGCGGAGAACCCGGAGTTCTCCGTACAGCGCTACCGGCTCACCCGGGAGGTGCCCGGACTGCGCACCTACGAACTCTCCGTGGTGCGCCGCTACGAGCGGACCCTCGCCGGCTACCTGGAGCGGCGCTGGGCCGAGGCCCCGGACGCTCCGTCGGACGCCGCGCTGCGGGCCGAGGTGATCGCGGCATCGGTCGTCGCCGCGCACAACAACGGGCTGCGGTCCTGGCTGCGTTCGGGCGGCGAGGGTGACGCGGGGGCGGAGGTGGACCGGGCGCTGGAGCTCGTGCGCGCGGTGTGGAGCGAGGCGGACGGACGCCCCGTCACCCGGGCGCCACAACCCGCCCCCGTCACCACCGCCCCGGCCCCGTCCGCCTCCGTGGGCGAGGACGAGGTGATCGTCATGGTCGCGCGCAAGGGGGCGCCGATGTGGCGCGTGGTCCAGCACATCGAGTCCGCGCTCGGCACCGCCTGA
- a CDS encoding macrolide family glycosyltransferase, which translates to MSRRRAHIAMVGIPAVSHVLPSIEVIRELVARGHRVTYANDPVMAERIEATGATFVPYDSGLPVADNNWPDDPIAAMDLFLDEGIRALPQLRAVYDRDPADLYLYDIGAYAARALAESQNRPLMQLSPTFVGWRSYEKDVAAHLWALPGADDYRAKFTRWLAGCGATTTDMDVFPGRPDHALALIPRAMQPHADDVDTDTVTFVGPCFAGRGDEQTWTRPAGAEKVLLISLGSAYTNRPGFYRHCLEAYGDLPGWHVVLQIGGHTDREELGAIPGNVEVHRWVPQLAILHQADAFITHAGMGGSSEGLYTGVPMIAVPQGVDQFMNADKLVELGVARRIDTDDATPEALREALAALVSDPEVARRSARLRDEARAEGGTGRAADLVEELLG; encoded by the coding sequence ATGTCCCGTCGCCGTGCCCATATCGCCATGGTCGGTATCCCCGCCGTGAGCCATGTCCTGCCGAGCATCGAGGTCATCCGCGAACTGGTGGCCCGCGGCCACCGCGTCACCTACGCCAACGATCCGGTGATGGCCGAGCGCATCGAGGCCACCGGCGCCACCTTCGTCCCGTACGACTCCGGGCTCCCGGTGGCCGACAACAACTGGCCCGACGACCCCATCGCCGCGATGGACCTCTTCCTCGACGAAGGCATCCGCGCCCTGCCGCAGCTGCGCGCCGTCTACGACCGGGACCCGGCGGACCTCTACCTCTACGACATCGGCGCGTACGCCGCCCGCGCGCTCGCCGAGTCGCAGAACCGCCCCCTCATGCAGCTGTCCCCGACCTTCGTCGGGTGGCGGAGCTACGAGAAGGACGTGGCGGCGCACCTGTGGGCGCTGCCCGGCGCCGACGACTACCGGGCGAAGTTCACGCGGTGGCTCGCCGGCTGCGGCGCCACCACCACGGACATGGACGTCTTCCCCGGACGCCCCGACCACGCCCTGGCCCTGATCCCCCGGGCGATGCAGCCGCACGCCGACGACGTCGACACCGACACCGTCACCTTCGTCGGCCCCTGCTTCGCCGGGCGCGGCGACGAGCAGACCTGGACCCGTCCCGCCGGGGCGGAGAAGGTGCTCCTGATCTCGCTGGGGTCGGCGTACACCAACCGCCCCGGGTTCTACCGCCACTGCCTGGAGGCCTACGGCGACCTGCCCGGCTGGCACGTCGTGCTCCAGATCGGCGGCCACACCGACCGGGAGGAGCTGGGCGCCATCCCCGGCAACGTCGAAGTGCACCGCTGGGTACCGCAGTTGGCGATCCTGCACCAGGCCGACGCCTTCATCACGCACGCCGGGATGGGCGGCAGCTCCGAAGGGCTGTACACCGGGGTGCCGATGATCGCCGTCCCGCAGGGCGTCGACCAGTTCATGAACGCCGACAAGCTCGTCGAGCTCGGTGTGGCCCGCCGCATCGACACCGACGACGCCACCCCCGAAGCGCTGCGCGAGGCCCTCGCGGCGCTGGTCTCCGACCCGGAGGTCGCACGGCGCTCGGCCCGGCTGCGTGACGAAGCCCGCGCGGAGGGCGGCACCGGGCGGGCCGCGGACCTGGTGGAGGAACTGCTCGGCTGA
- a CDS encoding electron transfer flavoprotein subunit alpha/FixB family protein produces MAEVLVFVDHVDGAVRKPTLELLTLARRVGEPVALAVGAGASDTAGVLAEHGAVKVLVSEASEYGDFLVVPKVDALQAAYGAVSPVAVLVPSSAEGKEIAARLAVRIGSGLITDAVDLEAGEQGPVATQSAFAASFTTKSRVSRGTPVITVKPNSAPVEPASAAGAVEELAVEFSAGASGTKVLSRTPRESTGRPELTEAAIVVSGGRGVNGAENFAVIEALADSLGAAVGASRAAVDAGWYPHTNQVGQTGKSVSPQLYIASGISGAIQHRAGMQTSKTIVAVNKDSEAPIFDLVDYGVVGDLFDVVPQLTEEINTRKG; encoded by the coding sequence ATGGCTGAGGTTCTCGTCTTTGTCGATCATGTGGACGGTGCGGTCCGCAAGCCGACGCTGGAGCTGTTGACGCTGGCGCGCCGCGTCGGTGAGCCGGTGGCGCTCGCGGTGGGTGCGGGCGCGTCGGACACGGCGGGTGTGCTGGCGGAGCACGGCGCGGTGAAGGTGCTGGTCTCGGAGGCCTCCGAGTACGGCGACTTCCTGGTCGTGCCGAAGGTGGACGCGTTGCAGGCGGCGTACGGGGCGGTGTCGCCGGTGGCGGTGCTGGTTCCGTCCTCGGCCGAGGGCAAGGAGATCGCCGCGCGCCTCGCGGTGCGGATCGGGTCGGGTCTGATCACGGACGCGGTGGATCTGGAGGCGGGTGAGCAGGGCCCGGTGGCGACGCAGTCGGCGTTCGCGGCGTCGTTCACGACGAAGTCGCGGGTATCGCGCGGCACTCCGGTGATCACGGTCAAGCCGAACTCGGCGCCGGTCGAGCCGGCTTCGGCCGCGGGTGCGGTGGAGGAGCTGGCGGTGGAGTTCTCCGCCGGGGCTTCGGGCACCAAGGTCCTCTCCCGCACCCCGCGCGAGTCGACGGGGCGTCCGGAGCTGACGGAGGCCGCGATCGTGGTCTCGGGCGGCCGCGGTGTCAACGGCGCGGAGAACTTCGCGGTCATCGAGGCCCTCGCCGACTCGCTCGGTGCGGCCGTCGGTGCCTCGCGCGCGGCGGTGGACGCCGGCTGGTACCCGCACACCAACCAGGTCGGCCAGACCGGCAAGTCCGTCTCGCCGCAGCTGTACATCGCCTCGGGCATCTCCGGCGCGATCCAGCACCGGGCGGGGATGCAGACCTCGAAGACGATCGTCGCGGTCAACAAGGACTCCGAGGCCCCGATCTTCGACCTCGTGGACTACGGCGTCGTCGGCGACCTCTTCGACGTCGTCCCCCAGCTGACCGAGGAGATCAACACCCGCAAGGGCTGA